One Phycisphaerae bacterium RAS2 DNA window includes the following coding sequences:
- a CDS encoding MazG nucleotide pyrophosphohydrolase domain protein → MPDKTTTVAELRDALRRFVDERDWQQFHTPKNLAMSIAIETAELMEHFQWLSPAAARDLPEADLQNVREELADIFCYALSFANAMGIDVSDAVREKMIKNAAKYPADRVRGKLGV, encoded by the coding sequence ATGCCTGACAAAACGACAACCGTCGCCGAGCTGCGCGATGCCCTTCGTCGATTCGTTGATGAGCGCGACTGGCAGCAGTTTCACACGCCCAAGAACCTCGCCATGTCCATCGCCATCGAGACCGCCGAACTGATGGAGCATTTTCAATGGCTCTCGCCCGCCGCCGCGCGCGACCTGCCCGAGGCCGACCTGCAGAACGTCCGCGAGGAACTGGCGGATATTTTCTGTTACGCACTTTCGTTTGCGAACGCGATGGGCATCGACGTGTCCGACGCCGTCCGCGAGAAGATGATCAAGAACGCCGCGAAGTATCCCGCCGACCGCGTGCGCGGAAAGCTGGGCGTCTAA